AGAATGCATTTTATAGATCCAAAATTCGCCGTCACAAGGCACTATTCCGGGTTAAAAATCAAAGGAGTAAACGGAGGTAATTACATAAACCTTGACTACGCGTATAGTACGGTAGTAATAATGCAGGACTACTTAATCGAAATGAATGATTCGGCAAAAACGGTTAAAGCCTACAAAATCGTAGTCGAGGGCGGCAATGCTTCAAAAAGGCCTATAGACATATCTCAGGTTCCTTATCATGATTCGTATATTAGTCTCGCTCCCATCAGCTCTCACTACTATGACAGAGGGACCAAGTATTATAAGAAAGACGATGATCTATACTATCTAGAGACATTTGAGGATGGCAGCGTACGTGGCTATGCTCTATACAAAAACAAAGAGCGACTACCTATACCAATAATGCCGCAAAGCAATGAAAAACTATTTCTAGCCCAGAGAACTAGATTTTTAATCAATGTTTATATCGGTACAGACCAAACCTATACGCGCATGTACGATATTACCGGAAAAGGTAAAATCGTAAGGCTCCCCGTAGGCGTTCTATGCGCAGAAGAAACCGAGCAAGGCATAAGGATAGCATACGTACCGCGATTGCCTGCCGACGGCAAGCCGCGGACCTTTTATGAGGCTATATTGCCGTATGAAATTTTTAGTAACGAGGAGTAGCCGATGAAACCAACCCCAAAACAATGGCTCCAAGTAGCCAAAAATTTCATCATCGAGCTTCCGCTTGAGATACTTGCCTTTTTCGTCGTGCCGATCGCATTGCTTTTTGCAAAAGAGAGCGACGATCATCTGCCGCGATGTTTTCGCTGGTTTGAGGATGCGGACGACTACTACGACGGGCAAAGCGCGGCCATAAACGGCGACGGCGGATGGAGACGGGATCACTTCCCGCCGCCTAAAAACCGCACTTATTTCGCTCGTCTTTGCTGGCTTTTGCGCAATAGAATAGGCTACTTTTGCGTCAAATACCTCGGAGTCAAGACAAGCGAGATAGACCCTGCCTCCATCAAAACGTTCGGAGACCCGTCCATCACGTCAAACGGCGGCGCATCAAACTCATGGTGCAAGGTAGAGTGCCGCCTCAAAGACGGACGGGAGCGTTTTGGATACTACCGCACGATTAGGTGGTGCAAACGCTTTTACGCGAGAATCTATGTCGGCTGGAAACTGATGGATATAGCCGGCGCAAATCCCGAAAATTGGCACGAGTTTATCGAAGACGGCGATAAAAAAGTGCTTAAAACGGTTTGGGCATTTCACCCCATGAGAAAGGTCAAAGAATGAATGCATCGACAAAGAAATTCGCGATTATCGCGACGGCCATCCTAATCATCACCGCCGCAATAAAACTGTTAAAAGGAGCGTAAAATGGGCTTTTTAAATATCAAATTTCTAATATCCATTGGTGTCACTTTACTAATAGCTCTAGGCGGCGCAGGGCTTGAAATTTGGCGGCTAAACGGCGCAGTTTCAAGCGCAAAAGCCGAGACCAAAGATGTCAAAGACAAGCTGGAAAAAGAGCAAACGAAGCTAGCCCTCAAAGAGGCGGAAAGCCAAATTTACGCGGCAAATTTAAGCGAATGTAATTCCAAAATCTCTGCGCAAAACGAAGCTATCAAAAGCATAGCTCTAGATATGAAAAATATCCGCCAAGGCCAGGCAGGGCTAAGAAAAGAGATACAAGCCAAATACGAGAAGATGGAGCCTCCGCCGAGGGATAGCAGCTGCGAGGAAAACTTAGCCTATTACGAGAGGCTATTTAGGGGGCTAGGGAAATGAAAAGCAAAGCGGTTAAATTTACGCTTATCTGCGCTGCCGCGGTTATACTTTGCGGTTGCGCGGGCAAAGAGCCCCAAATCATCGCCCGCACCCAGTACCAAGACGTGAATAAGCCCGTGCGCTGCGACGTGGAACTACCGCCAAAGCCAAGCTTTGACGAGAGCGATCCATCGACCGCCGGAGCAGTAGCGGCATATCACGAAGAGGTTGAGAGGCTACTTTTGATGTGCGTAGGAGAGAAAAGATGAGCGAGCTAGTCATGAGGAAATTTAGAAGCTTTAGGCTCACCAAAAAAAGGCTGATCGAGATAGCCTGCGCGCTCATCCTGGCTTGCATATTCGGGGTCGACAGATGAGTTTTATAGACAAAGAGTACTGGTATATATTTTGGGTTGTGCTTGTAGGCTTTATCGGGGCGGTGCTTGGACTGCTCGACGAGAACGGTAGGCCCAGGAAAAATAGAACAAAGAAAGCCTTTTTAGCCGCGGCCGCAACGTCTGCGTTTTTATGCTGGGCGACGTATGAGATAGTATTTTTCATTTCGCACGCCACGCCCTTTTCTCTTGCCATAGGCGGCATCATCGCCTTTATGGGCGGAGACTGGGTCAGACGCAAAATCGACAAGGCGGCAAATAAAAAGATAGAAAGCCTAGGCGGAGATAGCGGTAGCTTGGCAAAGAGCGAAAGCGAAAGCGAATACGAAGAGGAGCTAAAATGAGCTATGAAGAGATACTGGAGAGTATGCAAGCAAAGCGCACGCGCTGCGTCGTTTATACTAGAGTGATGGGCTACCATCGCCCGGTAGAGAGCTTTAACGTCGGCAAAAAGGGCGAGCATAAAGAAAGAGTGAAATTCAAAGAAAGGATAAAAAATGAAACTGATCATACGTAGATACAAGAACATCGATGACGGCACTATCGGCAAA
Above is a window of Campylobacter showae CSUNSWCD DNA encoding:
- a CDS encoding DUF7338 family protein, with product MKPTPKQWLQVAKNFIIELPLEILAFFVVPIALLFAKESDDHLPRCFRWFEDADDYYDGQSAAINGDGGWRRDHFPPPKNRTYFARLCWLLRNRIGYFCVKYLGVKTSEIDPASIKTFGDPSITSNGGASNSWCKVECRLKDGRERFGYYRTIRWCKRFYARIYVGWKLMDIAGANPENWHEFIEDGDKKVLKTVWAFHPMRKVKE
- a CDS encoding phage holin family protein, producing the protein MSFIDKEYWYIFWVVLVGFIGAVLGLLDENGRPRKNRTKKAFLAAAATSAFLCWATYEIVFFISHATPFSLAIGGIIAFMGGDWVRRKIDKAANKKIESLGGDSGSLAKSESESEYEEELK
- the nrdD gene encoding anaerobic ribonucleoside-triphosphate reductase, translating into MSYEEILESMQAKRTRCVVYTRVMGYHRPVESFNVGKKGEHKERVKFKERIKNETDHT